Proteins encoded by one window of Deinococcus radiodurans R1 = ATCC 13939 = DSM 20539:
- a CDS encoding ComEA family DNA-binding protein, which produces MLPHERLWQVALAAGALLVGGLTLGPALLPRPQLPTVTRTALPPVQADANAEPRTYPTTASVTPLISGRVNLNTASQEQLEALPKVGPAMAKKIIAGRPYHSLADLDRVKGVGEATLRTLTPLVKW; this is translated from the coding sequence ATGCTCCCTCACGAACGGCTCTGGCAGGTGGCGCTGGCGGCGGGCGCTTTGCTCGTCGGCGGCCTGACCCTCGGCCCCGCGCTGCTGCCGCGCCCGCAGCTGCCGACGGTGACGCGCACGGCGCTGCCGCCCGTTCAGGCCGACGCGAACGCCGAGCCGCGGACTTACCCGACCACTGCGAGCGTCACGCCCCTCATCAGCGGGCGGGTGAACCTGAACACGGCGAGTCAGGAGCAGCTCGAAGCCCTTCCCAAAGTCGGCCCGGCGATGGCGAAGAAAATTATCGCCGGGCGGCCCTACCACTCGCTCGCTGACCTGGACCGCGTGAAAGGCGTGGGCGAAGCGACCCTCCGCACGCTGACGCCGCTGGTGAAATGGTGA
- a CDS encoding DNA internalization-related competence protein ComEC/Rec2 translates to MVTREGATRFDPQTGEVLTAPARRRGHRAEAGRLAWPLPLALGIIGGIGWQLGLGWAAVPLLLGAALALLDARPLLAVLALLGGGLGYGSAHLQAREPDRIAPWIGALVTLRGHWDGQFLTLDEPKARVALAPKPRQGPGEVVVAGRLIRPDGRRIPGGFDQAAWLRSQGGLLVPTPKAVLVRAEVKKHVPERGLRGWFRRGLSAHLSPRNAALMTAVELGERGDIGRETFDEGFSVRDAFARAGLAHLMALSGQNVALLTGTLIWLLGWLGARPSWRYGLPAALLPFYLLLLVGATPSITRAVLMGGVALLALMVGRGRPDPLGIVALTASACLLLFPLWLLDVGFQLSFLAVLGLLLSGKLADRLPQRWPQWLKLALAATVLAELATLPVIAHNFGQLPLVGLPANLLAAPIMAVLVPLGFLAGLLGPAGGLVNWAVAPLASALLWVAQTFGSAPVLGWGTLGAGGFLAYALAAVAGMGWLLGRVRGQAALTIALACAALSWLPAQLRPARELVFLDVGQGDATLLRVPGLTMLVDGGGSVGSDYDVGRGTVLPALRALGVRKLDVVVATHADTDHIEGLSSVLRGLPVGELWVGQLKKAGDDPVLDAVLTAARERNVPVRQIRRGDQVTAGPVKVTALWPVGNVWSTADNDNSVALRVEDGPFRAALLGDLPDPAEALIGPGHLTLLKAAHHGSRYSTGEVLLKQTKPKDVLISVGRNTYGHPTQAVLDRIAAAGAKVWRTDQVGTVRWPLP, encoded by the coding sequence ATGGTGACTCGTGAAGGGGCGACCCGCTTCGACCCGCAAACGGGTGAGGTGCTGACTGCCCCTGCCCGCCGTCGGGGTCACCGCGCCGAGGCCGGGCGGCTGGCGTGGCCGCTCCCCCTCGCGCTCGGCATCATCGGCGGCATCGGGTGGCAGCTCGGGCTGGGGTGGGCCGCCGTGCCGCTGCTGCTCGGTGCAGCGTTGGCCCTGCTGGACGCCCGCCCGCTGCTGGCGGTGCTCGCGCTGCTCGGTGGAGGACTGGGGTACGGCTCGGCGCACTTGCAGGCCCGCGAGCCGGACCGCATCGCCCCCTGGATAGGTGCCCTCGTGACCCTGCGCGGCCACTGGGACGGGCAATTTCTGACGCTGGACGAGCCGAAAGCGCGGGTGGCCCTCGCTCCCAAACCGAGGCAAGGGCCGGGCGAAGTGGTGGTGGCCGGGCGGCTGATTCGCCCCGATGGCCGGCGTATTCCCGGCGGCTTTGACCAGGCGGCGTGGCTGCGCTCGCAAGGCGGGCTTCTGGTGCCCACGCCGAAAGCCGTGCTGGTGCGTGCCGAGGTCAAAAAGCATGTCCCGGAACGTGGCCTGCGCGGCTGGTTTCGTCGGGGCCTGAGTGCCCATCTCTCGCCCCGCAACGCTGCCCTGATGACGGCGGTGGAACTCGGCGAGCGCGGTGACATCGGACGCGAAACGTTTGATGAGGGCTTCTCGGTGCGCGACGCCTTTGCCCGCGCTGGGCTCGCGCACCTGATGGCGTTGAGCGGGCAGAACGTGGCGCTGCTGACTGGCACATTGATCTGGCTGCTCGGGTGGCTGGGGGCGCGGCCCAGCTGGCGCTATGGCCTGCCCGCCGCGCTGCTGCCCTTTTACCTGCTGCTCCTCGTCGGCGCCACACCGAGCATCACCCGCGCCGTGCTGATGGGCGGTGTGGCCCTGCTCGCGCTGATGGTGGGCCGGGGGCGGCCCGACCCGTTGGGCATCGTGGCGCTGACAGCGAGTGCCTGCCTGCTGTTGTTTCCGCTGTGGCTGCTGGACGTGGGGTTTCAGCTTTCCTTTCTGGCGGTCCTCGGCCTGCTGCTCTCGGGCAAACTGGCCGACCGGCTGCCGCAGCGCTGGCCGCAGTGGCTCAAGCTCGCGCTCGCGGCCACCGTGCTCGCCGAACTCGCCACCCTGCCAGTCATCGCGCACAATTTCGGGCAACTGCCGCTGGTGGGCTTGCCCGCCAACCTGCTCGCCGCGCCCATCATGGCGGTGCTGGTGCCGCTCGGCTTCCTCGCGGGGCTGCTCGGCCCGGCAGGCGGGCTGGTGAACTGGGCCGTGGCGCCGCTCGCTTCTGCTCTGCTGTGGGTCGCGCAGACTTTCGGCAGTGCCCCGGTGCTGGGCTGGGGCACGCTCGGCGCGGGCGGCTTTCTTGCCTACGCGCTCGCCGCTGTTGCGGGGATGGGTTGGCTGCTCGGGCGGGTGCGGGGGCAAGCCGCGTTGACCATTGCCCTCGCCTGCGCCGCGCTGTCCTGGCTGCCGGCCCAGTTGCGCCCCGCCCGCGAACTGGTCTTTCTGGACGTGGGCCAGGGCGACGCCACCCTGCTGCGGGTGCCGGGCCTGACGATGCTCGTGGACGGCGGCGGCTCGGTCGGCAGCGACTACGACGTGGGCCGGGGCACCGTGTTGCCGGCTTTGCGGGCTCTCGGGGTGCGGAAGCTGGACGTGGTGGTGGCGACGCACGCCGACACCGACCACATCGAGGGCCTTTCCAGCGTCCTGCGCGGTCTTCCGGTGGGCGAGTTGTGGGTGGGCCAGCTCAAAAAGGCGGGCGACGACCCGGTGCTCGACGCCGTGCTGACCGCTGCCCGTGAAAGAAATGTCCCGGTGCGCCAGATTCGGCGGGGCGACCAGGTGACGGCGGGACCGGTCAAAGTGACGGCTCTGTGGCCTGTCGGCAACGTCTGGTCCACTGCTGACAACGACAACTCGGTGGCGCTGCGGGTCGAGGACGGACCATTCCGTGCCGCCTTGCTCGGTGACTTGCCCGACCCCGCCGAGGCCCTGATTGGCCCCGGTCACCTCACGCTGCTCAAGGCCGCGCACCACGGCAGCCGCTACAGCACCGGCGAAGTCCTCCTCAAGCAGACGAAGCCGAAAGACGTGCTTATCAGCGTGGGACGCAACACTTACGGACACCCGACACAGGCGGTGCTCGACCGAATAGCCGCTGCCGGGGCGAAGGTATGGCGGACCGATCAGGTGGGAACGGTGCGGTGGCCTTTGCCTTGA
- a CDS encoding organic hydroperoxide resistance protein: MANVYTAEATATGGRAGTTRSSDDRLNLDLSVPAEMGGDGGPGTNPEQLFAAGYAACFQGALGVVSRRQKIDVPADSTITARVGLQKAGLAFALDVELEGHFPGLSREQAEGLMHAAHEVCPYSAATRNNVDVRLKVRE, from the coding sequence ATGGCAAACGTGTATACCGCCGAAGCAACCGCCACGGGGGGCCGCGCCGGAACGACCCGCAGCAGTGACGACCGCCTCAACCTGGACCTGAGCGTGCCCGCCGAGATGGGCGGCGACGGCGGCCCCGGCACCAACCCCGAGCAGCTCTTCGCCGCTGGCTACGCCGCCTGCTTTCAGGGTGCGCTGGGCGTGGTGTCCCGCCGCCAGAAGATCGACGTGCCCGCCGACTCCACCATCACCGCCCGCGTGGGCCTGCAAAAGGCGGGCCTGGCGTTCGCGCTCGACGTGGAACTCGAAGGGCATTTCCCGGGCCTGTCGCGCGAGCAGGCCGAGGGCCTGATGCACGCCGCCCACGAGGTCTGCCCCTACAGCGCGGCGACCCGCAACAACGTGGACGTGCGACTCAAAGTCCGCGAATAA
- the gatA gene encoding Asp-tRNA(Asn)/Glu-tRNA(Gln) amidotransferase subunit GatA encodes MAAFQTAAQLARAVQSGETTPQQLLHGALARAEAVRGLNALVSLNSHAEEQAAAVQGRMQAGETLPLAGVPIVVKDNINVTGTRTTCGSRMLANYVSPYTATAAQKLQGAGAVIVGKANMDEFAMGSSTESSASGPTLNPWDHERVPGGSSGGSAVAVAAGISPVSLGSDTGGSVRQPAALCGVYGFKPTYGRVSRYGLVAYASSLDQIGPFARSAEDLALLMNVIAGHDPRDATSLDAPARFAVGGADSLRGLRVGVIRESLGGNTPGVEAALGATLDALRGAGAVVGEVSIPELEYAIAAYYLIAMPEASSNLARYDGMVYGERVPGGDVTRSMTLTREQGFGQEVQRRILLGTYALSSGYYDAYYAKAMKVRRLIADEFTTAFGQYDVLVTPTSPFPAFRRGEKASDPLAMYAADVDTVAVNLAGLPALSVPAGFEEVDGKRLPVGVQFIAPALQDERLLALAGALEAVGAVQLEMPQD; translated from the coding sequence ATGGCCGCTTTTCAGACCGCCGCCCAGCTCGCCCGCGCCGTACAGAGCGGTGAGACCACCCCCCAGCAGCTCCTGCACGGTGCCCTGGCCCGCGCCGAAGCCGTGCGTGGCCTCAACGCCCTAGTCAGCTTGAATAGCCACGCCGAGGAGCAGGCCGCCGCCGTGCAGGGCCGCATGCAGGCCGGCGAAACCCTGCCGCTGGCGGGCGTGCCCATCGTCGTCAAGGACAACATCAACGTGACCGGCACCCGCACCACCTGCGGCAGCCGGATGCTGGCGAACTATGTCAGCCCCTACACCGCCACTGCCGCGCAGAAACTGCAAGGCGCGGGCGCAGTCATCGTCGGCAAAGCCAACATGGACGAGTTCGCCATGGGCTCGAGCACCGAGAGCAGCGCGAGCGGCCCCACCCTCAACCCCTGGGACCACGAGCGGGTGCCCGGCGGCTCCTCGGGCGGGAGCGCGGTGGCGGTGGCGGCGGGCATCTCGCCGGTCAGCCTCGGCAGCGACACCGGCGGCTCGGTGCGGCAGCCGGCGGCGCTGTGCGGCGTATACGGCTTCAAGCCGACCTATGGCCGCGTCAGCCGCTACGGGCTGGTGGCCTACGCGAGCAGCCTCGACCAGATCGGCCCCTTTGCCCGCTCGGCGGAAGACCTTGCCCTGCTGATGAACGTGATTGCCGGACACGACCCGCGTGACGCGACCAGCTTGGACGCCCCCGCCCGGTTCGCGGTGGGCGGCGCCGACAGCCTGCGCGGGCTGCGGGTCGGTGTCATCCGCGAATCGCTCGGCGGCAACACCCCCGGCGTGGAAGCTGCGCTGGGCGCCACTCTCGACGCTCTGCGCGGCGCGGGCGCAGTAGTGGGCGAGGTCAGCATTCCCGAGCTGGAGTACGCCATCGCCGCCTATTACCTCATCGCCATGCCGGAAGCGAGCAGCAACCTCGCCCGCTACGACGGCATGGTCTACGGCGAACGCGTCCCCGGCGGCGACGTGACCCGCAGCATGACCCTGACCCGCGAGCAGGGCTTCGGTCAGGAAGTGCAGCGGCGCATTCTTCTGGGCACCTACGCGCTTTCCAGCGGCTACTACGACGCCTACTACGCCAAAGCGATGAAAGTCCGGCGCCTGATTGCCGACGAGTTCACCACAGCTTTCGGGCAGTACGACGTGCTGGTCACGCCCACCAGCCCCTTTCCCGCCTTCCGGCGCGGCGAGAAGGCGAGCGATCCCCTCGCCATGTACGCCGCCGACGTGGACACCGTGGCGGTCAACCTCGCCGGGCTGCCCGCCCTGAGCGTGCCCGCCGGATTTGAAGAGGTGGACGGCAAGCGCCTGCCGGTGGGCGTGCAGTTCATCGCCCCCGCCCTGCAAGACGAGCGGCTGCTGGCCCTGGCCGGCGCGCTCGAAGCGGTGGGCGCCGTGCAACTGGAAATGCCGCAGGACTGA
- a CDS encoding TSUP family transporter: MPGPEVLLYGLPLAFLAGFIDAVAGGGGTITLPTLFFMGLAPAQVVATNKLLAIFGSASATVQFWRGGHVERALVLRLIPLALAGSALGAYLVRFVDPNTFKTLVGFVILGVGALVLANKRFGLEDRSPGLTPRVLALTLPGTFIIGMYDGFLGPGTGTFAMFLFALAGFNLVRSSGNARTINFATNLGAFIAFLIGGNMVWWIGLPMGVANALGATLGARMAMLRGSAFVKWMYGLIVVLVAARLFLTR, translated from the coding sequence GTGCCGGGTCCCGAAGTGCTGCTCTACGGTCTGCCGCTCGCCTTTCTCGCTGGTTTTATAGACGCGGTGGCGGGGGGTGGGGGCACCATCACCCTGCCGACGCTGTTTTTCATGGGCCTCGCGCCCGCGCAGGTGGTGGCGACAAACAAGCTGCTCGCCATTTTCGGCTCGGCGAGCGCCACCGTGCAGTTCTGGCGGGGGGGTCACGTCGAGCGGGCGCTGGTGCTGCGGCTGATTCCGCTGGCGCTCGCCGGAAGCGCGCTGGGGGCGTATCTGGTGCGCTTCGTGGACCCCAACACCTTCAAGACGCTGGTGGGCTTCGTGATTCTGGGTGTGGGAGCGCTGGTGCTCGCCAACAAACGCTTTGGCCTCGAAGATCGCTCCCCCGGCCTGACGCCGCGCGTGCTCGCGCTCACGCTGCCGGGCACCTTCATTATTGGCATGTACGACGGATTTCTTGGCCCCGGCACCGGCACCTTCGCCATGTTTCTTTTCGCGCTGGCGGGCTTCAACCTCGTGCGTTCGAGCGGCAACGCCCGCACCATCAACTTTGCGACCAACCTCGGTGCCTTTATCGCCTTCCTCATCGGCGGGAATATGGTCTGGTGGATCGGCCTGCCGATGGGCGTCGCCAACGCGCTCGGGGCCACCCTGGGGGCGCGGATGGCGATGCTGCGCGGCTCGGCCTTCGTGAAGTGGATGTACGGCCTCATCGTGGTGCTGGTGGCGGCGCGGCTGTTCCTGACCCGCTGA